The Mauremys mutica isolate MM-2020 ecotype Southern chromosome 1, ASM2049712v1, whole genome shotgun sequence genome has a segment encoding these proteins:
- the NDUFA9 gene encoding NADH dehydrogenase [ubiquinone] 1 alpha subcomplex subunit 9, mitochondrial: MAAAGCFRAARSLLLLPRAGSGIPASVSPVLQHHRHVHYTVIPHGRSGRSSVSGIVATVFGATGFLGRYVVNRLGRIGSQIIIPHRCDQYDLMYLRPMGDLGQILFLEWDSRDKNSTRRAVEHSNVVINLVGQEWETKNFSFEDEFVNIPRDIAQVTREAGVEKLIHISHLNADMKSPSKYLRNKAVGERVVREEFPDAVIMKPAEIFGREDRFFNYYAKMRTFGGVPLIALGKKTEKQPVYVVDVAKAIISAIKDPDAKGKTYALTGPHRYLLYDLVDYLYATAHRYYLPYPLPRPLYHLFARFFEISPFEPWTTRDKVDRFHTTDVKFPDLPGLEDLGIQPTPVELKAIEVLRRHRKFRWLDTELDDTKPSKTIPI; this comes from the exons GCTCTGGCATTCCTGCCTCAGTATCTCCTGTACTGCAGCATCATCGCCATGTACATTATACTGTGATCCCCCATGGAAGAAGCGGACGTTCCTCTGTTAGCGGCATTGTGGCAACTGTCTTTGGGGCCACAGGATTTCTGGGACGATATGTTGTCAACCGCCTGG GGCGTATTGGATCCCAGATAATCATACCCCATCGCTGCGATCAGTATGACCTCATGTATCTTCGACCCatgggtgacctggggcaaattcTGTTCTTG GAATGGGACTCTAGAGACAAAAACTCTACCCGAAGAGCCGTGGAACACAGCAATGTGGTCATTAATCTTGTTGGACAAGAATGGGAAACAAA aAACTTCAGTTTTGAAGATGAATTTGTAAATATTCCTAGAGATATTGCCCAGGTAACCAGGGAAGCTGGAGTAGAAAAGCTCATTCACATCTCTCACCTGAATGCTGACATGAAAAGTCCTTCCAAATACCTTAGGAATAAA gctgttggagagagggtagtgAGGGAGGAATTTCCAGATGCTGTCATTATGAAGCCCGCTGAGATATTTGGAAGAGAGGACCGGTTTTTCAATTATTATGCAA AGATGCGTACCTTTGGTGGTGTGCCACTTATTGCTCTTGGCAAGAAAACAGAGAAGCAACCTGTATAt GTTGTTGACGTAGCCAAGGCAATTATTAGTGCAATTAAGGATCCTGATGCTAAAGGGAAAACATATGCCTTGACTGG ACCTCATCGATACCTTCTTTATGACTTGGTAGACTATCTGTATGCGACAGCCCATAGATACTATCTCCCATACCCACTCCCACGTCCTCTCTACCA TTTATTTGCAAGATTCTTTGAGATTAGTCCATTTGAACCATGGACAACGAGAGACAAAGTGGATCGG tttcatacAACAGACGTGAAGTTCCCTGATCTTCCTGGGTTGGAGGACCTGGGCATTCAACCAACTCCCGTAGAACTAAAAGCTATTGAAGTTCTGCGCCGTCACCGCAAATTTCGCTGGCTGGACACTGAGCTGGATGATACAAAACCATCAAAGACTATTCCCATCTAA